A single Bacillus sp. OxB-1 DNA region contains:
- a CDS encoding FxsA family protein translates to MKWLVFALIAVPTAELALLIYSGKTIGLLPTVAIILITGIGGATLAKKQGMKAWTDLNRRIATMETPGNAVIDSVCIFIGGLLLLTPGFITDLAGFLLLFNGPRNWLRPHIHKWIYKKMKNGTIRML, encoded by the coding sequence ATGAAATGGCTCGTCTTTGCATTGATTGCGGTGCCAACCGCGGAATTGGCCCTATTAATATATTCCGGAAAAACAATAGGCTTGTTACCGACCGTCGCAATCATTCTGATTACCGGGATAGGGGGCGCCACCCTCGCAAAAAAACAAGGGATGAAAGCGTGGACTGATCTGAATCGGCGAATCGCCACGATGGAAACCCCCGGCAATGCGGTGATCGACAGTGTTTGTATCTTCATTGGCGGATTGCTCTTGCTGACGCCCGGATTCATTACCGATTTGGCCGGATTCCTTTTGCTGTTCAATGGTCCTCGGAACTGGCTCCGCCCCCATATTCATAAGTGGATCTATAAGAAGATGAAAAATGGAACTATTCGGATGCTGTGA
- the citZ gene encoding citrate synthase: MTTTKGLEGVVATQSAISSIIDDTLTYVGYDIDDLANNASFEEVIYLLWHQRLPKADELAELKQQLADNMAVPQGVLDQFKMYPIDQVHPMSALRTAVSSLGLYDEKAEDMSEEANYEKAIKLQAKVATIVTAFSRIRKGLEPIAPKPELGYAANFLYMLNGEEPEAIAIEAFDKALVLHADHELNASTFTARVCVATLSDIYSGVTAAIGALKGPLHGGANEQVMKMLMEIGEEEKVESYIREKLDNKEKIMGFGHRVYRKGDPRAKHLREMSKRLTALRGEEKWYNMSEKIEGIVTGEKKLPPNVDFYSASVYHSLGIDHDLFTPIFAVSRFSGWIAHILEQYSNNRLIRPRAEYVGPGMQKYVPIDQR; encoded by the coding sequence ATGACAACAACCAAAGGGTTGGAGGGAGTCGTAGCGACACAGTCCGCCATCAGTTCCATCATTGATGACACACTTACATATGTCGGCTATGACATTGATGATTTAGCAAACAACGCTAGCTTCGAAGAGGTTATTTACCTACTTTGGCACCAACGTCTACCGAAAGCTGACGAGCTGGCAGAACTGAAACAACAATTGGCAGACAATATGGCGGTACCTCAAGGGGTGCTCGACCAGTTCAAAATGTATCCAATCGATCAAGTCCATCCGATGTCCGCGTTACGCACAGCGGTGTCTTCCCTTGGACTATATGATGAAAAAGCGGAAGATATGTCCGAAGAGGCGAACTATGAGAAGGCTATTAAACTTCAGGCGAAAGTGGCTACGATCGTAACAGCGTTCTCGCGCATCCGTAAAGGATTGGAACCAATTGCACCGAAGCCGGAACTGGGCTATGCTGCAAACTTCCTGTACATGCTTAACGGGGAAGAGCCGGAAGCGATTGCGATCGAAGCATTCGACAAAGCGCTAGTCCTTCATGCAGACCATGAATTGAACGCATCCACATTCACTGCACGTGTTTGTGTTGCAACACTTTCCGATATCTATTCCGGCGTCACAGCTGCAATCGGCGCTCTAAAAGGGCCACTGCACGGAGGAGCCAACGAGCAAGTGATGAAAATGTTGATGGAAATCGGCGAAGAGGAAAAAGTGGAATCCTATATCCGAGAAAAACTGGATAATAAAGAGAAAATCATGGGATTCGGCCACCGGGTATACCGTAAAGGGGACCCGCGCGCCAAACACCTTCGCGAAATGTCGAAACGCCTTACAGCGTTGCGGGGCGAAGAGAAATGGTACAATATGTCTGAGAAGATTGAAGGCATTGTAACAGGCGAGAAGAAGTTGCCACCGAACGTGGACTTCTACTCCGCTTCCGTCTATCATTCCCTCGGCATCGACCACGATCTGTTCACGCCGATCTTCGCAGTATCCCGGTTCTCCGGCTGGATTGCGCATATCCTTGAACAGTATTCAAACAACCGTTTGATCCGCCCGCGTGCCGAGTATGTGGGACCGGGAATGCAAAAGTATGTACCAATCGACCAACGTTGA
- the pfkA gene encoding 6-phosphofructokinase codes for MRKIAVLTSGGDAPGMNAAVRAVVRKAIFEGLEVAGVFNGYQGLIEGKIELLQLGSVGDIIQRGGTMLRSARCPEFKTPEGREKAMHQLKLNGIDGLVVIGGDGSFRGALELSALGMPCVCVPATIDNDIEGTQFTIGFDTALNTIIDAIDKIRDTATSHERTFIVEVMGRDAGDLALWAGLAGGAETILVPEEDFQLSDIIERLKSGSGRGKKHSIIIVAEGVMKAEDLALQLKNEAEIETRVSVLGHIQRGGSPSGQDRVLASQFGARAVEVLKEGRGSIAIGMQNRQVVDYDLKEVFDRKGNPPMEMIQLSKELSI; via the coding sequence ATGAGGAAGATTGCCGTACTGACGAGCGGCGGAGATGCGCCGGGAATGAATGCAGCCGTGCGGGCAGTTGTCCGGAAGGCGATTTTTGAAGGCTTGGAAGTTGCCGGAGTGTTCAATGGCTACCAAGGTTTGATTGAAGGGAAAATTGAATTGTTGCAATTGGGGTCTGTAGGGGACATTATCCAGCGGGGTGGTACGATGCTCCGTTCGGCACGCTGCCCTGAGTTTAAGACTCCGGAAGGCCGGGAGAAGGCGATGCACCAATTGAAATTGAATGGAATCGATGGTCTGGTGGTAATCGGCGGGGACGGATCTTTTAGAGGGGCATTGGAGCTTTCGGCACTCGGCATGCCCTGTGTTTGTGTTCCGGCCACAATCGATAATGATATCGAAGGCACTCAATTCACGATAGGATTTGACACGGCCTTGAATACGATCATTGATGCCATCGATAAAATCCGGGATACTGCCACCTCACATGAACGGACGTTCATCGTCGAAGTGATGGGCCGGGATGCCGGTGATCTTGCTTTGTGGGCAGGCCTTGCCGGAGGGGCGGAAACGATACTTGTCCCTGAAGAGGATTTCCAGTTGTCCGATATTATCGAGCGGTTGAAGAGCGGAAGCGGACGAGGAAAGAAGCATAGTATCATCATCGTGGCGGAGGGTGTCATGAAAGCCGAAGATCTCGCGTTGCAATTAAAGAACGAAGCGGAAATTGAGACGCGGGTCTCCGTTCTGGGCCATATCCAAAGGGGCGGCTCGCCATCCGGCCAAGATCGGGTCCTCGCCAGCCAATTCGGGGCGAGAGCGGTCGAAGTATTAAAAGAAGGTCGAGGAAGCATTGCGATTGGCATGCAAAATCGCCAAGTGGTAGACTATGACTTGAAAGAAGTCTTCGACAGAAAAGGCAATCCGCCAATGGAAATGATCCAACTTTCGAAAGAACTCTCCATTTAA
- the pyk gene encoding pyruvate kinase, translating to MRKTKIVCTIGPASESPEILEKLIDAGMNVARLNFSHGNHEEHKARIRNIREAARRKGKIVGILLDTKGPEIRTHTMLDGRLDLVAGQSIAISMKEVVGNDDVFSITYDKLIEDVDKGSLILLDDGLIQLKVTSKDEEQGLIHTTIINSGELKNNKGVNVPGVSVQLPGMTEKDAEDILFGIREGVDFIAASFVRRASDVMEIRALLEHNGGSHLQIVPKIENQEGVDNLDEIISLSDGLMVARGDLGVEIPAEEVPLVQKQMIEKCNQAGKPVITATQMLDSMQRNPRPTRAEASDVANAILDGSDAIMLSGETAAGLYPVESVATMDRIARTAENSIDYHKVVSTRRREKQGNMTEAIGQAAAYTAINLKVKAVLAPTESGNTAKMIAKYRPGCPVIAVTSSENCAKKLTLVWGVYPIVGGRSSSIDGILEESVEESVKHQYVSHGDVVIITAGVPVGEAGSTNLMKIHIIGDMLAKGQGIGRTVAYGKVVVAKNAEEAMAYDTEGAILVTVATDREMMPAIEKCAGLITEEGGLTSHGAVVGLSLGIPVIVGVENATNVIRQGYEVTMDAETGVIYNGHASVL from the coding sequence ATGAGGAAAACGAAAATTGTTTGCACAATCGGGCCGGCGAGCGAGTCGCCTGAAATACTGGAAAAGCTCATTGATGCAGGGATGAATGTAGCTCGCCTGAATTTTTCGCATGGCAACCATGAGGAACATAAGGCCCGGATCCGGAATATTAGAGAAGCGGCACGCCGGAAAGGGAAAATTGTCGGTATTTTACTCGATACGAAGGGGCCGGAAATCCGTACCCATACGATGTTGGATGGCCGGTTAGATCTGGTCGCAGGCCAATCGATCGCTATTTCGATGAAAGAGGTTGTCGGCAATGACGATGTCTTTTCCATCACTTATGATAAATTGATCGAAGATGTCGATAAAGGCTCACTCATTTTATTGGATGACGGTTTGATTCAATTGAAAGTGACCAGTAAAGATGAAGAACAAGGTTTGATCCACACCACGATCATCAATTCAGGTGAATTAAAGAACAACAAAGGTGTCAATGTTCCGGGCGTGTCCGTCCAACTTCCGGGGATGACGGAAAAGGATGCGGAAGATATTCTGTTCGGCATCCGGGAAGGTGTCGATTTCATCGCTGCGTCCTTCGTCCGACGTGCTTCCGATGTCATGGAAATCCGTGCCCTCCTGGAACATAATGGCGGTTCGCATCTGCAAATTGTCCCGAAGATTGAAAACCAGGAAGGCGTCGATAACCTGGATGAAATCATCAGCCTTTCGGACGGATTAATGGTGGCCCGCGGCGATCTCGGCGTTGAAATACCGGCGGAAGAAGTGCCGCTTGTCCAAAAACAGATGATCGAAAAATGCAACCAAGCCGGCAAGCCTGTCATTACGGCGACGCAGATGCTGGACTCGATGCAACGGAATCCACGGCCGACCCGTGCAGAGGCGAGCGATGTCGCCAACGCCATTTTGGACGGTTCTGATGCGATCATGCTGTCGGGTGAAACGGCAGCAGGCCTTTATCCGGTGGAATCCGTCGCGACGATGGACCGGATTGCCCGGACGGCGGAAAATTCGATCGATTATCATAAGGTCGTTTCCACAAGAAGAAGAGAAAAGCAAGGGAATATGACGGAGGCGATCGGACAAGCCGCCGCCTATACAGCGATCAACTTGAAGGTGAAAGCGGTGTTGGCCCCGACTGAAAGTGGAAACACCGCCAAAATGATTGCCAAATATCGCCCGGGATGCCCGGTCATCGCAGTGACGTCTTCTGAAAACTGCGCTAAGAAATTGACCCTCGTCTGGGGAGTCTATCCGATTGTCGGAGGCAGATCCTCTTCGATAGATGGAATATTGGAAGAATCCGTAGAAGAAAGTGTAAAACATCAATACGTGAGTCATGGAGATGTTGTCATTATCACGGCGGGTGTTCCAGTAGGAGAAGCAGGATCCACCAACCTGATGAAGATCCACATCATCGGTGACATGCTCGCAAAAGGCCAAGGGATCGGCAGAACGGTGGCGTACGGAAAAGTCGTCGTCGCAAAAAATGCCGAAGAAGCGATGGCGTATGATACAGAAGGCGCCATCCTTGTCACCGTTGCCACCGATCGGGAGATGATGCCTGCCATCGAGAAGTGTGCAGGTTTGATCACAGAAGAAGGTGGTTTGACAAGCCATGGGGCTGTAGTCGGCCTCAGCCTCGGCATCCCGGTCATCGTCGGTGTGGAGAACGCGACGAACGTTATCCGCCAGGGCTATGAAGTGACGATGGATGCGGAAACCGGCGTTATTTACAACGGTCACGCAAGTGTTCTTTGA
- the icd gene encoding NADP-dependent isocitrate dehydrogenase, translating into MAKITVTDGVLNVPDHATIPYIIGDGTGPDIWHAASRVLEAAVEKAYNGEKKIEWKEVLAGEKAFNETGNWLPDETLETIKEYLIAIKGPLTTPIGGGFRSLNVALRQELDLYTCLRPVRYFEGVPSPVKRPEDCDMVIFRENTEDIYAGIEYQEGSDEVKKLISFLQNEMGVNKIRFPETSGIGIKPVSEEGTKRLVRGALNYIIKEGRKSLTLVHKGNIMKFTEGAFANWGYEVAEEEFGDKVFTWRQYDKIKEAEGTEAANKAQSDAEAAGKIIVKDAIADIFLQQILTRPKEFDVVATMNLNGDYVSDALAAQVGGIGIAPGANINYLTGHAIFEATHGTAPKYAGLDKVNPSSVILSGVMMLEHLGWNEAANMITASIEKTIASKVVTYDFARLMDGATEVKTSEFADELIKNL; encoded by the coding sequence ATGGCAAAAATTACAGTAACAGACGGTGTTTTAAACGTTCCGGATCACGCAACGATCCCTTACATCATCGGTGATGGGACAGGTCCGGATATTTGGCATGCCGCTTCACGTGTACTAGAAGCCGCAGTGGAAAAAGCGTACAATGGCGAAAAGAAAATAGAGTGGAAAGAAGTTCTTGCGGGTGAAAAAGCATTCAACGAAACAGGCAACTGGCTTCCAGATGAAACACTTGAAACGATCAAAGAGTATTTGATCGCGATCAAAGGACCTCTAACAACTCCAATCGGCGGCGGCTTCCGTTCATTGAACGTTGCACTGCGCCAAGAGCTTGACCTCTACACTTGCTTGCGTCCAGTACGTTATTTCGAAGGGGTTCCTTCTCCTGTCAAACGTCCGGAAGACTGCGACATGGTCATCTTCCGTGAAAATACAGAAGATATCTACGCAGGCATCGAATATCAAGAAGGCTCTGACGAAGTGAAAAAATTGATCTCCTTCTTGCAAAACGAAATGGGCGTCAACAAAATCCGTTTCCCAGAAACTTCAGGGATCGGTATCAAACCGGTTTCCGAAGAAGGTACAAAACGCCTTGTCCGCGGTGCGCTTAACTACATCATCAAAGAAGGCCGCAAATCATTGACTCTTGTACACAAAGGGAACATCATGAAATTCACGGAAGGCGCTTTTGCCAACTGGGGTTACGAAGTTGCCGAGGAAGAGTTCGGCGACAAAGTGTTCACTTGGAGACAATACGATAAAATCAAAGAAGCAGAAGGCACAGAGGCTGCGAATAAAGCACAATCCGATGCCGAAGCTGCTGGCAAAATCATCGTAAAAGATGCGATTGCAGATATCTTCCTACAACAAATCTTGACTCGTCCGAAAGAGTTTGACGTCGTTGCAACGATGAACTTGAACGGTGACTATGTTTCCGATGCACTTGCAGCACAAGTCGGCGGAATCGGAATCGCACCAGGAGCGAACATCAACTACTTGACAGGTCACGCAATTTTCGAAGCGACTCATGGTACAGCTCCGAAATATGCTGGTCTTGATAAAGTGAACCCGTCTTCTGTCATCCTTTCCGGTGTTATGATGCTTGAACACCTTGGATGGAACGAAGCGGCAAACATGATCACAGCTTCTATCGAAAAAACAATCGCGTCCAAAGTTGTCACATATGACTTCGCACGTCTCATGGACGGTGCAACTGAAGTGAAAACTTCCGAGTTTGCGGATGAATTGATCAAAAACCTTTAA
- a CDS encoding AI-2E family transporter, with protein sequence MPLKHEKQRVIQKILVGWLPVIFTVAVLFAVPPAAIAVILAYFTAPMVVLIRSITKLPLTIATLLIMASMLCMIAAFLYMAVHGLLETIPTIERHIAPYTKNTDITGKLFHFLETTVIEYGQAILEYVVTTLSTLFQHLLSIFIFLVAYFFALRESGKDRFWFLVYFPSRTRKKAKAFFEDGGKLIGTFVFVEARLFFITFVTLTIGFFFLRFEAPVGNAFLISLVDSLPFLGIGVFLLPMAAFFFYTENLYIGIALILLYLLAMTTRQMAESYMWASTFAVKPVHAFFITISAFYLLGLPGILLTPFFLFAAIKVKSHPFFTASE encoded by the coding sequence ATGCCACTAAAGCACGAAAAACAAAGAGTAATCCAGAAGATATTGGTCGGCTGGCTCCCTGTAATTTTCACAGTCGCCGTCCTTTTTGCAGTTCCACCTGCCGCTATCGCAGTCATCCTTGCCTATTTTACAGCCCCGATGGTGGTGCTCATCCGGTCCATCACCAAACTCCCCCTTACGATCGCCACATTGCTTATCATGGCTAGCATGCTCTGCATGATTGCAGCGTTCTTGTATATGGCCGTCCACGGCTTGCTGGAGACTATCCCGACAATCGAACGCCACATCGCGCCGTACACAAAAAACACAGATATTACAGGCAAGCTCTTCCACTTTTTGGAGACGACAGTCATAGAATATGGACAGGCGATTTTGGAGTATGTCGTCACGACGTTGAGCACGCTTTTTCAACACTTGCTCAGCATTTTCATTTTCCTCGTTGCGTATTTTTTCGCGTTGCGGGAATCGGGAAAAGACCGGTTCTGGTTTTTAGTCTATTTCCCTTCCCGGACACGCAAAAAAGCGAAAGCTTTTTTTGAAGATGGCGGTAAATTGATCGGAACGTTTGTCTTCGTGGAAGCCCGTCTATTCTTCATCACATTTGTCACCCTCACGATCGGATTTTTCTTCCTTCGCTTTGAAGCGCCTGTCGGCAACGCTTTTCTCATCTCCTTGGTGGATAGCTTGCCGTTCCTGGGCATCGGCGTATTTCTATTGCCAATGGCCGCTTTCTTCTTTTACACCGAGAATCTTTATATTGGGATAGCGTTAATATTGCTTTATCTGCTTGCGATGACAACCCGTCAAATGGCGGAATCGTATATGTGGGCGTCCACTTTTGCAGTGAAACCGGTTCATGCCTTTTTCATTACGATCAGTGCTTTTTACCTTCTCGGGCTTCCTGGAATCCTGCTGACGCCGTTTTTCCTGTTTGCAGCCATCAAGGTGAAAAGCCATCCATTTTTCACAGCATCCGAATAG